The genomic region CATTTGGCCTAACCGATGTTCGAGCGCAGTTGGGTGGGATATTGCAGCAGAAATCAGGGATAGGACGATCTGCAACAGGCTTCATGGCATAACACGCAAGTTCGGCTCATATAATATTGATTATACATAAACTCGACCAAGGCTGACTGGATTGTCAGCTTTGGTCGCGAACCTGCGCTTAAACTGGCCACAGGCTCAGACCTCAGCCAGCTGTGCGCTGCGCATGAACTGTTGTTGTGCCAGCTGGTAGAAGGCCAGCATCTGCTGTGCCATTTGCGGTGCGCTCCAGTCCAGCGCATGTTGCCGCGCTTCGATGCTGAGACGGGCGCGTAGTGTGCTGTCCGTCAATACTTCCTGCAGTGTGGCGGCGAAGGCCACCGGATTGTCTTCGGCCACCCGGCATCCGCGTCCGGCTGTCAGGATGTCGCGCGTACCCATCACCGCCGTCGAAACCACGGGGACGCCCAATGCCATGGCTTCAAGCAGGACCAGGCCCTGGGTTTCGGTGCGCGAAGCAAAGACAAAGGCGTTGCCGGCGCAGTAGCAGGCAGGTAATTCGGTGGCGCGTTCCAGATAGCCGACAAACAAAACATTGGCAGCAAGATTCAGCCCTTCCACTGTTTTGCGTAATTTGGCTTCCGCCGGGCCTTCGCCGGCGATAATCAGGAGCACGTCGGGAATGCTGTGGCGCAGTTGCGAGAGCATGAGCAGCAGGAACTCGATGTTTTTTTCGAATGCGACCCGACCGACATAAACGACTACCGGACGCTCTGGCGCAATGCCGTGTGTGCGGCGGAAGCCGTCGGGATCACAGTGACTGAAGTCGGACAGTTCTATCCCGGTCGGAATGATTTTGCTGAAAGCGCGCACGCCGTAACGCTTCAGGGCTTCATCCATCGCAATTGATGGCAGCACCAGACCATCGACCTGAGCGCACTGGCGTCGTGAAAAATGACGGGCCGCATAGCGCATCAGGGCTTTGGGCAGAAAGGGAATGTAATGGTAGAGATATTCCTCGAAAAAGGTGTGGTAAGTCTCTACACAGGGAATATTGAAAGCCTTGGCCAGCGACAGACCGGTGTAATGCGCAAGGAACGGGGTATGGATATGCACCAGATCGAAGGATTGTGCGGACAGCATCTGCGGCAGGGCTTTCAGCGATTTCAGCGACATCAGCCGGTCTTCGGGGTCCATCAGCACCGGACGTCCATTGATGCGTACGATGTCGTCTTCGGGCGCTTCGCCCATGTCATAGGCAGGCGCTACCAGCGTTACCGTATGTCCCAGTGCCTTTAATTCCCGGCGCAGCGTCATGATCGAAGTGGACACCCCGTTGACTCGGGGGAAATAGACGTCGGAAATCATCAAGATATTCATGCTCTGGCCCAATATGTTAGTTGTATTGAGTTTGTAACAAAATAACGTGACGGGCGTGTGACAGTCGTTACTGGCTGAGGTATATTGGATCATGACCTTAACCTCCTTGGATGTTGTTCCGTCACTATGCCCGCGTACCCGCCAGAAGCAAAAGAAAAAGCCGCCCTGGAAACGACTGTGCCGGACTTCGCAGTAAAAACGGCTGACATGTGGCATCGCGGTTCGGCATGGATACTGGGGCCGTTGATGATAGGTCTGGTTGCCGTAGCACTGGCTACGGCGAGCAATTATGTCAGCCAGCTCAACATGGCTTTGTTTCATGCGTTTTTCTTTGCCCCACTGCTCATCCTGCCATTGGGTTTTGTAGCGCTGACTTACGTCAGTCGCCGCTATTTTTCGGGTACTCAGGGCAGCGGCATACCGCAAACCGTTGCGGCGATCAATGAAACCGATGATGCCAAAACCAGTCATTTGCTGTCGATACGGATTATGATAGGCAAAGTCATGCTCACGATAGGCGGATTGGCAGTAGGCGCATCCATCGGTCGTGAGGGGCCGACCGTGCAGATTGGCGCTTCCATCATGCACATGTTTTACAAGCGCGGCCCGTTCCAGGATGTCGAGCAGCGCCGGATTCTGCTGCTGGCGGGCGGCGCGGCAGGTATTGCAGCTGCCTTTAATACGCCGCTGGCCGGGATCATGTTTGCGATCGAAGAACTGAGCAAGCATCATGTGTTTAATGCGAACAGTTCTTCCCTGGTCACGGTTATCGTTTCCGGCCTGATTTCGCTGGCTTTGCTGGGAAACTACACTTATTTCGGCTCGTCTGGCGCCAATCTGGAATGGAACTCAGGCGTTTCGACCATACTGATTTGCGGAGTGGTCGGAGGTATGGCTGGCGGCGTGTTCAGCCGTTTGCTGATAGCGGCATCATTTGGCACCACCACGCGCATGGCCGGGTTTATTCGCCAGCGGCCGCTGGCTTTCGCAGCGTTGTGCGGGCTTGGGGTCGCCCTGCTGGGTTTGGCAACGGATCATCTGGTGTTCGGCACC from Sulfuriferula sp. AH1 harbors:
- a CDS encoding glycosyltransferase — translated: MNILMISDVYFPRVNGVSTSIMTLRRELKALGHTVTLVAPAYDMGEAPEDDIVRINGRPVLMDPEDRLMSLKSLKALPQMLSAQSFDLVHIHTPFLAHYTGLSLAKAFNIPCVETYHTFFEEYLYHYIPFLPKALMRYAARHFSRRQCAQVDGLVLPSIAMDEALKRYGVRAFSKIIPTGIELSDFSHCDPDGFRRTHGIAPERPVVVYVGRVAFEKNIEFLLLMLSQLRHSIPDVLLIIAGEGPAEAKLRKTVEGLNLAANVLFVGYLERATELPACYCAGNAFVFASRTETQGLVLLEAMALGVPVVSTAVMGTRDILTAGRGCRVAEDNPVAFAATLQEVLTDSTLRARLSIEARQHALDWSAPQMAQQMLAFYQLAQQQFMRSAQLAEV
- a CDS encoding chloride channel protein, translated to MPDFAVKTADMWHRGSAWILGPLMIGLVAVALATASNYVSQLNMALFHAFFFAPLLILPLGFVALTYVSRRYFSGTQGSGIPQTVAAINETDDAKTSHLLSIRIMIGKVMLTIGGLAVGASIGREGPTVQIGASIMHMFYKRGPFQDVEQRRILLLAGGAAGIAAAFNTPLAGIMFAIEELSKHHVFNANSSSLVTVIVSGLISLALLGNYTYFGSSGANLEWNSGVSTILICGVVGGMAGGVFSRLLIAASFGTTTRMAGFIRQRPLAFAALCGLGVALLGLATDHLVFGTGYQPTQAMLEDSGSLPWYFGIAKLLATLLSSMSGIAGGVFAPSLAVGAGVGDNLAALLPVSYAPHSAIVLLTMAAYLSGVTRAPVTAFIIMMEMTDSHHMLLPLMATSVVASAMSKLISPTPLYHALSQKFLLQR